Proteins from one Ammospiza nelsoni isolate bAmmNel1 chromosome 18, bAmmNel1.pri, whole genome shotgun sequence genomic window:
- the SEC14L2 gene encoding SEC14-like protein 2: MSGRVGDLSPQQAEVLAQFREKVQDVLPSLPSQDDYFLLKWLRARSFDLAKAEAMLRKHVELRKHMDADNILAWEPPEVIRKYMSGGLCGYDREGSPVRYEIIGPLDGKGLLFSASKQDLIKNKFRDCELLRLACEQQSEKLGKKIEMVMMVYDCEGLGLKHLWKPAVDTYGEILSMFEENYPESLKRLFIVKAPKLFPVAYNLVKHFLSEDTRKKVVVLGSNWKEVLQKYIDPAQIPVEYGGTLTDPDGDPKCSSKINYGGDVPQHYYVRDQLAQKYEHSVVVNRGSSHQVEYEILFPGCVLRWQFRSEGADIGFGVYLKTKVGERQRAGDMTEVLPNQRYNAHMVPEDGSLTCSTPGIYVLRFDNTYSFLHSKKVSYSVEVLLPDTASAQQIQGESPNHSP, encoded by the exons ATGAGCGGCCGCGTCGGGGACCTGAGCCCGCAGCAGGCGGAGGTGCTGGCCCAG TTCCGGGAGAAGGTGCAGGAcgtgctgccctccctgccctcccaggaCGACTATTTCCTGCTGAAATGGCTCCGAG CGCGCTCCTTCGACCTGGCCAAGGCAGAGGCCATGCTCCGCAAG CACGTCGAACTCCGCAAGCACATGGACGCCGACAACATCCTCGCCTGGGAGCCACCTGAG GTGATTCGGAAGTACATGTCGGGCGGGCTGTGCGGCTACGACCGCGAGGGCAGCCCGGTGCGCTACGAGATCATCGGGCCGCTGGACGGCAAGGGGCTGCTCTTCTCTGCCTCCAAGCAGGACCTGATCAAAAACAAGTTCCGGGACTGTGAACTGCTCCGGCTGGCCTGTGAACAGCAGAGTGAAAAG ctgggcaAGAAGATTGAGATGGTGATGATGGTGTACGACTGTGAGGGCCTGGGCCTGAAGCACCTCTGGAAGCCAGCTGTGGACACGTACGGGGAG ATCCTGTCCATGTTCGAGGAGAATTACCCCGAGTCTCTCAAGCGCCTCTTTATTGTGAAGG cccccaaGCTCTTCCCCGTGGCCTACAACCTGGTCAAGCACTTCCTGAGCGAGGACACGCGCAAGAAGGTCGTGGTGTTGGGAT CCAACTGGAAGGAGGTCCTGCAGAAGTACATCGACCCCGCGCAGATCCCGGTGGAGTACGGGGGGACGCTGACAGACCCTGACGGGGACCCCAAGTGCTCCAGCAAG ATAAACTACGGGGGGGACGTGCCCCAGCATTACTACGTGCGGGACCAGCTGGCACAGAAGTACGAGCACTCGGTCGTGGTCAACCGGGGCTCGTCCCACCAGGTCGAGTACGAGATCCTCTTCCCCGGCTGCGTGCTGAG atgGCAGTTCCGCTCCGAGGGCGCCGACATCGGCTTCGGCGTGTACCTGAAGACCAAGGTCGGGGAGCGGCAGCGTGCGGGCGACATGACCGAGGTGCTCCCCAACCAGCGCTACAACGCACACATGGTGCCCGAGGACGGCTCCCTCACCTGCTCCACGCCCGGCATTT ATGTCCTGCGCTTCGACAACACCTACAGCTTCCTCCACTCCAAGAAGGTGAGCTACAGcgtggaggtgctgctgcccgACACCGCCTCGGCCCAGCAGATCCAGGGGGAGTCCCCGAACCACAGCCCCTGA
- the RNF215 gene encoding RING finger protein 215, which translates to MAAVRAALLAPLLALGRAGSGPATPARVEVAVSGPGAAGPDGDGAGGGAGSAGAVPGGSYTLRGAVLGAGGGRAGPGRGGPRGEREEMEIRGRLVLVGDVEPELSAADGWIGVVPVGTEEPAEGPRGAKEESFTTAVVTKMKRALVLGASALLILALNQNAIRELDVSQLLAKPVIVIQSSDNVTRLLGALLRGLRATAKITYQAVLLENLGVTLTLWSTCGLSRGGLYGEWQGVICPGESSSQVQKYLQQLWNTILLIALLLCTGVMVQAQRQSRQELSERDAELDLKQHIRRRLLALKTRRYHPGKPPRSRACEIDSCAVCLDQFHKSQWLRVLPCSHEFHRDCVDPWLLLQQTCPLCKRNILGNCCTDS; encoded by the exons ATGGCGGCGGTGCGGGCGGCGCTGCTCGCCCCGCTGCTGGCGCTCGGCCGGGCCGGCTCGGGGCCCGCCACCCCCGCGCGGGTCGAGGTGGCCGTGTCGGggcccggggcggcggggccggacGGGGacggggccggcggcggggccggcagcgcGGGCGCGGTGCCCGGCGGCTCGTACACGCTGCGCGGGGCCGTGCTGGGAgcggggggcggccgggccgggccgggccggggcggcccGCGGGGGGAGCGGGAGGAGATGGAGATCCGAGGCCGCCTGGTGCTG GTGGGTGACGTGGAGCCGGAGCTGAGCGCTGCTGATGGCTGGATCGGGGTGGTGCCCGTGGGCACCGAGGAGCCGGCCGAGGGCCCCCGGGGTGCCAAGGAGGAGTCCTTCACCACCGCCGTTGTCACCAAG ATGAAGCGAGCCCTGGTGCTGGgagcctctgccctgctgaTCCTGGCGCTGAACCAGAACGCCATCCGTGAG CTGGAcgtgtcccagctgctggccaAGCCCGTCATCGTCATCCAGTCCTCCGACAATGTCACCAGGCTGCTGGGAGCGCTGCTGCG TGGGCTCCGGGCCACGGCCAAGATCACGtaccaggcagtgctgctggagaaccTG GGAGTCACCCTCACACTCTGGTCCACCTGTGGCCTGTCCCGAGGGGGCCTCTATGGAGAGTGGCAGGGGGTGATCtgccctggggagagcagctcGCAGGTCCAG AAgtacctgcagcagctgtggaacACCATCCTGCTGATcgccctgctgctctgcaccgGCGTCATGGTGCAGGCCCAGCGACAGTCGCGGCAGGAGCTGTCGGAGCGGGATGCCGAG CTGGACCTGAAGCAGCACATCCGGCGGCGGCTGCTGGCGCTGAAAACGCGGCGCTACCACCCTGGGAAGCCGCCCCGGAGCCGCGCCTGTGAGATCGACAGCTGTGCCGTGTGCCTGGACCAGTTCCACAAGAGCCAG tggctgcgggtgctgccctgctcccacgAGTTCCACCGGGACTGTGTGgatccctggctcctgctgcagcagaccTGCCCTCTCTGCAAGCGCAACATCCTGG GGAACTGCTGCACGGACAGCTAG
- the MTFP1 gene encoding mitochondrial fission process protein 1, translated as MGQEEPDLYRDTWVRYLGYANEVGESFRPLVPVPVVWASYGVATAYVTADAIDKGRKAATAHPQDPTRVGVAVVDTFVWQSLASVAIPGFTINRLCAASLALLGTLTRWPLPVRRWTTTALGLAAIPLIITPIDRTVDFLMDSSLRKIYGAPGEPPTSH; from the exons atggggcaggaggagcccgACCTGTACCGGGACACGTGGGTCCGATACCTGG GTTATGCCAACGAGGTGGGCGAGTCCTTCCGCCCGCTGGTACCGGTGCCGGTGGTGTGGGCCAGCTACGGCGTGGCCACCGCCTACGTGACCGCCGACGCCATCGACAAGGGCCGCAAAGCCGCCACC gcCCACCCGCAGGACCCCACGCGCGTGGGGGTAGCCGTGGTGGACACGTTCGTGTGGCAGAGCCTGGCCTCGGTGGCCATCCCCGGCTTCACCATCAACCGGCTGTGCGCCGCCTcgctggccctgctggggaccCTGACCCGCTGGCCCCTGCCCGTGCGCCGCTGGACCACCAcggccctggggctggctgccATCCCCCTCATCATCACCCCCATCGACAG GACTGTGGATTTCCTGATGGATTCCAGCCTCCGCAAGATTTACGGAGCACCAGGAGAGCCCCCAACGTCCCACTGA
- the LOC132081493 gene encoding LOW QUALITY PROTEIN: coiled-coil domain-containing protein 157-like (The sequence of the model RefSeq protein was modified relative to this genomic sequence to represent the inferred CDS: inserted 2 bases in 1 codon; substituted 1 base at 1 genomic stop codon), whose amino-acid sequence MIFLMEKPHNNPGGQIQGWDRRDGXGSWGGGFAAEVSPWLLSLGCTAVPSPHLIXAFMGHFHSDPGSGFVPCSLPREKGCRWGIPTQQSTPPSAPQVGKCQQEHLKSILPEVLDSGTASEDAQPSSVCPDPSAQPRAGPSPALSTRSVPTQTPGSPLGSCDSCSSAQASLHEVGRAITSICQSQNIPSALSKFQEVLEDGTGRRNLSAADMSYWASEQSKDLSRINKHLQGLLQQLNPVRAELEQMGKQKDKLQKQVEDFSRKLQAEKNIQAEQQKAAEQSLKAKEKEHSKAVARLEEEKDELRREAALLEEQLSALKEELAAKEVAVQELELSKTTLLEEVSTTRVAKSQVLELEEKVQVLTGQRDSLQQELSATRVQLEQELSASRVQLEKEKVHVESLLRHEESLQAKQSTLLQQLDSLDRELEEMQASLGEAEEDKARLAEQLEQSQQQSGKQLQEQQELLDTLQQEKQSLEQSILELQANTSQLQEQAQELRERERLLVFFPDLHTPTEMQFESSGNLTEDMKNQLQANKIRIEVLERENTQLEALLAKVKAAAEQGVLKLIPQAQLGSQLLRAASRQDSGRLSSGSSGDSPGLPGCMDKGWHRAASSQHSNKLRAEPSPQAKPCLSLPVRRLGLSLPSLHTGAHRK is encoded by the exons atgATCTTTCTCATGGAAAAGCCTCACAACAATCCAGGAGGGCAAATCCAGGGGTGGGACAGAAGGGATgg ggggagctggggaggaggtTTTGCTGCTGAGGTTTCCCCGTGGTTGCTGTCCCTTGGCTGCACTGCTGTCCCATCTCCACACCTGATTTAGGCTTTTATGGGTCATTTCCACTCTGATCCAGGCTCTGGTTTTGTTCCGTGCTCTCTCCCTCGGGAGAAGGGTTGCAGGTGGGGGATCCCCACACAGCAATCCACTccaccctctgctccccaggttGGGAAATGTCAGCAGGAGCACCTGAAAAGCATCTTGCCAGAAGTTCTGGACTCAGGAACTGCCTCAGAGGATGCCCAGCCCAGTTCTGTGTGCCCagatcccagtgcccagcccagggctggccccAGCCCGGCTCTGAGCACCCGCAGTGTCCCCACACAGACCCCGGGGTCACCCCTGGGCTCCTGTGACAGCTGCTCCAGCGCCCAGGCCAGCCTCCACGAGGTGGGCAGAGCCATCACCAGCATCTGCCAGAGCCAGAACATCCCTTCAGCTCTCAGCAAGTtccaggaggtgctggaggaCGGCACAGGGAGAAGGAACCTCTCTGCAGCAGACATGAGCTACTGGGCCTCGGAGCAGAGCAAGGACCTGTCCCGCATCAACAAACacctccaggggctgctgcagcagctcaacCCCgtgagggctgagctggagcagatgGGCAAGCAGAAGGACAAGCTGCAGAAACAGGTTGAGGACTTTTCCAGgaagctgcaggcagagaagaACAtccaagcagagcagcagaaggcagctgagcagagcctgaaagccaaggaaaaggagcactccaaggctgtggccaggctggaggaggaaaaggatgaGCTCAGGAGAG aagctgctctgctggaggagcAACTCTCAGCCCtgaaggaggagctggcagcaaaggaggtggctgtgcaggagctgg AGCTCTCCAAGACCACCTTGCTGGAGGAGGTGAGCACCACAAGGGTGGCCAAGagccaggtgctggagctggaggagaaggtGCAGGTGCTCACAGGCCAGAGGgacagcctgcagcaggagctcagtgccaccagggtgcagctggagcaggagctgagtgcCAGCAGggtgcagctggagaaggagaaggtcCATGTGGAGAGCCTGCTCCGGCACGAGGAG TCCCTGCAGGCCAAGCAGAgcaccctgctgcagcagctggacagcctggacagggagctggaggagatgcAGGCCAGCCTGGGAGAGGCCGAGGAGGACAAGGCCcggctggcagagcagctggagcagagccagcagcagagtgGGAAACAGCTCCAGGAACAGCAG gagctgctggacacgctgcagcaggagaagcaatcCCTGGAGCaatccatcctggagctgcaggccaacacatcccagctgcaggagcaggcacaggagctgagggagcgGGAAAGGCTCCTGGTGTTCTTCCCTGATCTCCACACGCCCACTGAGATGCAGTTTGAGA GCAGTGGGAACTTAACAGAGGACATGAAGAATCAGCTCCAGGCCAACAAGATCAGgattgaggtgctggagaggGAGAACACGCAGCTGGAGGCTCTGCTGGCCAAGGTGAAGGCAGCAGCCGAGCAGGGCGTGCTCAAG ctcATCCCACAGGCCCAGCTGGggtcccagctcctcagggcagcCAGCAGGCAGGACAGTGG GCGGCTCAGCAGCGGGAGCAGCGGGGACAGCCCGGGGCTGCCAGGATGCATGGAcaagggctggcacagagctgccagcagccagcactcCAACAAACTCCGGGCAGAGCCCTCCCCCCAGGCCAAACCCTGCCTGTCGCTCCCAGTGCGCCGCCTGGGGCTCAGCCTGCCCTCGCTGCACACCGGGGCTCACCGCAAATAA
- the GAL3ST1 gene encoding galactosylceramide sulfotransferase: MLWHGKPWRSMCKGLVLGTLLTSFMLLLYSYAIPPLQVSVTEIPAPFSCSSHLAQAPSLSNSSGSTSGWSCRPKLNVMFMKTHKTASSTILNILFRFGEKHRLKFAFPNGRNDFYYPSFFERSQVQHYRPGVCFNIICNHMRFHYEEVRKLLPPDATFVTVLRDPAYLFESSFHYFGPVIPLTWKITGEDKLDEFLRDPQHYYDPNGFNAHYLQNLLFFDFGYDSSMDANSPLVEEHIREIDRRFHLVMLLEYFDESLVLLKDLLCWQLEDVLYFKLNARKGSTVSRLTPELYEQATAWNLIDAKLYRYFNATFWRKVEAYGRERMARDVAELQRENKKMTSICIDGGHAVDASAIQESSMQPWQPLGEKTILGYNLKKKISKKHQKLCRKMLTPEIQYLTDLGANLWITKLWSHVRDFLKW, from the exons ATGCTGTGGCATGGGAAGCCCTGGAGGTCCATGTGCAAGGGGCTGGTCCTGGGGACCCTCCTGACCAGCTTCATGTTGCTGCTCTACTCCTACGCCATCCCCCCGCTGCAAGTCAGCGTCACTGA GATCCCTGCgcccttctcctgctcctcccaccTGGCCCAGGCTCCATCCCTGTCCAACAGCTCGGGCAGCACCTCGGGGTGGAGCTGCCGGCCCAAGCTCAACGTCATGTTCATGAAGACCCACAAGACCGCCAGCAGCACCATCCTCAACATCCTCTTCCGCTTCGGGGAGAAGCACCGCCTGAAATTCGCCTTCCCCAACGGCCGCAACGACTTCTACTACCCGTCCTTCTTCGAGCGCAGCCAGGTGCAGCACTACCGGCCCGGGGTGTGCTTCAACATCATCTGCAACCACATGCGCTTCCACTACGAGGAGGTGCGCAAGCTCCTGCCGCCCGACGCCACCTTCGTCACCGTGCTGCGGGACCCCGCGTACCTCTTCGAGTCCTCCTTCCACTACTTCGGGCCCGTCATCCCCCTCACCTGGAAGATCACCGGGGAGGACAAGCTGGACGAGTTCCTCCGGGACCCCCAGCACTACTACGACCCCAACGGGTTCAACGCTCACTACCTCCAAAACCTCCTGTTCTTCGACTTCGGCTACGACAGCAGCATGGACGCCAACAGCCCGCTGGTGGAGGAGCACATCCGGGAGATCGACCGCCGCTTCCACCTCGTCATGTTGCTCGAGTACTTTGATGAGTCGCTGGTGCTGCTCAAGGACCTGCTGTGTTGGCAGCTGGAGGACGTCCTCTACTTCAAGCTCAACGCCCGCAAGGGCTCCACGGTGTCGCGGCTGACCCCGGAGCTGTACGAGCAGGCGACCGCCTGGAACCTGATCGACGCCAAGCTCTACCGCTACTTCAATGCCACCTTTTGGCGCAAGGTGGAGGCCTACGGGAGGGAGAGGATGGCCAGGGATGTGGCCGAGCTGCAGAGGGAGAACAAGAAGATGACCAGCATCTGCATCGATGGGGGACACGCCGTGGATGCCAGCGCCATCCAGGAGTCCTCcatgcagccctggcagcccctgggggaGAAGACCATCCTGGGGTACAACTTGAAGAAGAAGATCAGCAAGAAGCACCAGAAGCTGTGCCGCAAGATGCTGACACCAGAAATCCAGTACCTGACTGACCTGGGGGCCAACCTCTGGATCACCAAGCTATGGAGCCACGTGCGGGACTTCCTCAAGTGGTAG